One window of Anaerolineales bacterium genomic DNA carries:
- a CDS encoding peptide ABC transporter substrate-binding protein, which produces MKRNLFALLSLLVLASMVLAACGGAPEATEAPATEAAPATEAAATEEAAACEPGGTEPIAFPDGGKSVTAAFDQEPDAIVPYFTQMSFAVWVTQLTLVGLGEWDDKGTFVPELAAEVPTAENGGVSADGLTITWKLKDCLFWSDGEPITSEDVKFTWELVVDPANAVTTRTGYDVIESIETPDDTTVVIKFAELYPPWPTLFTQGPNNAGSILPKHILEGITAAETDPFIRMPTVASGPFVITEWIPGDYMTLLPNPNFYKGRANLDRVQIRFVADSEAAKAALQTGDVDWYPNFSEGDIEALEALAPAVVLTVVPGVDFEHYFFNMGRVDGVDGRGAAENEGFCPFKDVRVRKAITLGINRQAIVDTLLFGKTTVPVSQWPNSAWTNTDLVADAYDPDAAAALLDEAGYTVGPDGIRVGDCNGTQTKLSFNFETTTAPIRIAIATVAQADLAKIGVEFTPIHTPAGTFFGQYVDGGPLTTGNYDMGGYTTGFYPDPYTDNYKCENIPTAANPTGTNWYHLCDPALSDLMDTALDTVDPAARKAILDEAQAYIAENYYVLMMYARGNVYGSTPRFQFGPVGPESDLNWNAEDWDVTE; this is translated from the coding sequence ATGAAACGAAATCTGTTCGCTTTGCTTTCGTTGCTGGTGCTTGCGAGCATGGTGCTCGCCGCCTGCGGTGGCGCGCCAGAAGCCACCGAAGCCCCCGCCACCGAAGCAGCCCCCGCCACCGAAGCAGCCGCTACTGAAGAAGCCGCTGCTTGTGAACCTGGGGGCACCGAGCCCATCGCGTTCCCGGATGGCGGAAAATCCGTCACCGCCGCCTTCGATCAGGAACCTGATGCCATCGTTCCCTACTTCACCCAGATGTCCTTTGCTGTGTGGGTCACCCAGTTGACCCTGGTCGGCTTGGGCGAGTGGGATGACAAAGGCACCTTCGTGCCCGAATTGGCTGCCGAAGTTCCCACCGCCGAAAATGGCGGCGTTTCCGCCGATGGTCTGACCATCACCTGGAAACTCAAGGACTGCCTCTTCTGGTCCGATGGCGAGCCCATCACTTCAGAAGATGTCAAATTCACCTGGGAACTGGTTGTCGACCCGGCTAACGCTGTTACGACCCGAACCGGCTACGACGTGATCGAAAGCATCGAAACCCCTGATGACACGACCGTGGTCATCAAGTTCGCCGAGCTTTACCCGCCCTGGCCCACCCTGTTCACCCAGGGTCCGAACAATGCGGGATCGATCCTTCCCAAACACATTCTTGAAGGCATCACCGCTGCTGAGACCGATCCGTTCATCCGCATGCCCACTGTGGCTTCCGGTCCGTTCGTCATTACCGAATGGATTCCGGGCGACTACATGACCCTGCTCCCCAACCCGAACTTCTACAAGGGTCGCGCCAATCTCGACCGCGTCCAGATCCGCTTCGTGGCTGACTCTGAAGCCGCCAAAGCCGCCCTTCAAACCGGCGACGTGGATTGGTACCCGAACTTCTCCGAAGGCGACATCGAAGCCCTCGAAGCTCTCGCCCCGGCTGTGGTCCTCACCGTGGTTCCTGGCGTGGACTTCGAACACTACTTCTTCAACATGGGCCGCGTTGACGGTGTTGACGGCCGCGGCGCAGCCGAGAACGAAGGCTTCTGCCCGTTCAAGGACGTCCGCGTTCGCAAGGCGATCACACTCGGCATCAACCGCCAAGCTATTGTGGATACCCTGCTCTTCGGCAAGACGACCGTGCCTGTGAGCCAGTGGCCCAACAGCGCCTGGACGAACACCGACCTCGTTGCTGATGCCTACGATCCTGATGCCGCCGCCGCGCTGCTCGATGAGGCTGGCTACACCGTCGGACCCGATGGCATTCGCGTTGGCGACTGCAACGGCACGCAGACAAAACTGTCCTTCAACTTCGAAACCACCACCGCCCCGATCCGCATCGCCATCGCCACCGTTGCCCAGGCTGACCTCGCCAAGATCGGCGTCGAGTTCACCCCGATCCACACCCCCGCCGGTACCTTCTTCGGCCAGTATGTGGACGGCGGTCCTCTGACCACCGGTAACTACGACATGGGTGGGTACACGACCGGCTTCTACCCCGATCCGTACACTGATAACTACAAGTGTGAGAACATCCCGACCGCGGCGAACCCCACGGGCACCAACTGGTATCACCTGTGCGATCCCGCGCTCTCCGACCTGATGGACACCGCGCTCGACACGGTTGATCCCGCCGCCCGCAAGGCGATCCTCGACGAAGCCCAGGCTTACATTGCCGAGAACTACTATGTTCTCATGATGTACGCCCGCGGCAACGTCTACGGCTCCACCCCGCGCTTCCAATTCGGACCTGTCGGTCCTGAGTCCGATCTCAATTGGAACGCCGAAGATTGGGATGTGACCGAGTAG
- a CDS encoding response regulator transcription factor encodes MQPQPRKKRVLIADTTQETRRNTRVMLSSVKGVEVVAIALDGTQAIEMARLHKPDIVLLDINMSKVDGLAAYGQILKENPRTACILVSAEHHPETLEAAKTLGIQHFLIKPFTEHELDNAMYDVIQRLDKMPAPEENRETRLRRLAEEYIRIQRTDDEAVKVLEEAIQLPKPELRWMQTLAMIYVVRQKWGKLKALAEQLEKIKK; translated from the coding sequence ATGCAACCCCAGCCCAGAAAAAAACGAGTCCTGATCGCAGATACCACCCAGGAAACCCGGCGGAATACGCGGGTAATGCTTTCATCCGTCAAAGGCGTGGAGGTGGTCGCCATCGCGCTCGACGGCACGCAAGCCATCGAAATGGCGCGCCTGCACAAACCCGACATCGTCCTCCTGGATATCAACATGTCCAAGGTCGACGGGCTCGCGGCGTATGGGCAAATATTAAAGGAAAACCCGCGCACAGCCTGCATCCTCGTCTCGGCGGAACACCATCCCGAAACCCTTGAAGCGGCAAAAACGCTGGGCATCCAGCATTTTCTCATCAAACCCTTCACCGAACACGAACTGGATAACGCCATGTACGACGTCATTCAACGGCTGGATAAAATGCCCGCGCCTGAGGAGAACAGGGAGACCCGTCTCCGCCGCCTGGCGGAGGAATATATCCGCATCCAACGCACGGATGATGAGGCGGTCAAAGTTCTCGAAGAGGCGATCCAACTGCCCAAGCCTGAACTGCGCTGGATGCAAACCCTGGCAATGATCTACGTCGTCCGTCAAAAGTGGGGCAAATTAAAGGCGCTTGCGGAACAACTCGAAAAAATCAAGAAATAG
- a CDS encoding flippase-like domain-containing protein: MKKWQFWLGVLISILFLWLALRGLKLGDFWGAMQKANYIWLAPGIMVYFVGVWVRAWRWHYLLGPIKKIPTKTMFPVTTIGYMGNNIYPARAGEVLRAVVLKRKEGVSVSASLATIIVERIFDGVVMLAFVFVNLTELAKLTDASGFVGNIQQVAVIGTGVFLGALIVFLLAAMFPQKTMKISQWMMRIFVPQRYHLRLTNIINKFLDGLASLRSPFNVLMVFLTSVFIWLLETGKYWFVMHAFDFNVSFFALMLMNGIVNLATTIPSAPGYIGTFDAPGIAVLTAYGVDHATAAGYTLVLHVALWVPITALGAYYLAREGIKWNESLRAEAE; encoded by the coding sequence CGCGATGCAAAAGGCAAATTACATCTGGCTCGCGCCGGGGATCATGGTTTATTTCGTCGGCGTTTGGGTGCGGGCGTGGAGATGGCACTACCTGCTGGGTCCGATCAAAAAGATTCCCACGAAGACCATGTTCCCCGTCACAACCATCGGTTACATGGGGAATAACATCTATCCCGCCCGCGCGGGAGAAGTATTGCGCGCGGTGGTTCTAAAACGCAAAGAAGGCGTTTCGGTCTCCGCATCGCTGGCGACCATCATCGTCGAACGCATCTTCGATGGAGTCGTGATGCTTGCCTTCGTCTTCGTCAACCTCACCGAACTGGCGAAGCTGACAGACGCATCCGGTTTCGTCGGCAATATCCAGCAGGTGGCGGTGATCGGAACCGGGGTTTTCCTCGGCGCGCTAATCGTTTTTCTTCTCGCGGCAATGTTCCCGCAAAAGACGATGAAGATCAGTCAATGGATGATGCGGATATTCGTCCCGCAGAGATATCATCTCCGCCTGACCAACATCATCAACAAATTCCTGGATGGACTTGCCTCGCTTCGCTCCCCTTTCAACGTGTTGATGGTCTTCCTGACATCTGTCTTCATCTGGTTGTTGGAGACCGGCAAATACTGGTTCGTGATGCATGCCTTCGATTTCAACGTCTCGTTCTTCGCGCTGATGTTGATGAACGGCATCGTGAATTTGGCAACCACGATTCCCTCTGCGCCCGGCTACATCGGCACCTTCGACGCCCCCGGCATTGCCGTCCTTACCGCCTACGGGGTGGATCATGCAACCGCGGCCGGATACACCCTCGTCCTGCATGTGGCGCTGTGGGTCCCCATCACAGCCCTCGGCGCTTATTACCTTGCCCGGGAAGGCATTAAATGGAACGAGTCCCTGCGCGCAGAGGCTGAGTAA
- a CDS encoding 4Fe-4S dicluster domain-containing protein, which yields MTQNKFNRRDFIKLSAVGLAAAAGARLIEEVQASGGEKGKHQWVMVIDQSKCTGCEQCSLACNANNDINPAMRWNKVLKDGTVKGNQVYVPRPCMQCENAPCVEVCPVGASYYRDDGIVMMDYEKCIGCRYCQVACPYDARVFNWESFEGENPYVPEWGDPEVERRPRGVPEKCSFCYQRIDRGLELGLVPGEDPAATPACVVICPTGARIFGDLNDPNSKVSQALRENPSYRLRENLGTKPRVYYLPVKDNVITEG from the coding sequence ATGACTCAAAATAAATTCAACCGACGCGATTTCATCAAACTTTCCGCGGTCGGGCTGGCTGCCGCCGCCGGAGCGAGACTCATCGAGGAAGTGCAAGCCTCGGGAGGCGAAAAAGGGAAGCACCAGTGGGTAATGGTCATCGACCAGTCCAAATGCACCGGATGCGAACAATGCAGCCTGGCATGCAACGCCAATAACGACATCAACCCGGCGATGAGATGGAACAAGGTTCTGAAAGACGGCACTGTGAAGGGGAACCAGGTGTATGTGCCACGCCCCTGTATGCAGTGCGAAAACGCGCCCTGCGTCGAAGTCTGCCCGGTGGGAGCGAGTTACTACCGCGACGACGGCATCGTGATGATGGATTACGAAAAATGCATCGGCTGCCGTTACTGCCAGGTGGCCTGCCCGTACGATGCGCGCGTCTTCAACTGGGAATCCTTCGAGGGCGAGAATCCCTATGTGCCGGAATGGGGCGACCCTGAAGTGGAACGCCGCCCGCGCGGTGTGCCGGAGAAATGCTCCTTCTGCTACCAGCGCATCGACCGCGGACTTGAATTGGGACTCGTGCCCGGTGAAGATCCCGCCGCAACCCCTGCGTGTGTGGTCATCTGTCCGACCGGCGCGCGCATCTTCGGGGATCTAAACGACCCGAACTCGAAGGTCAGCCAGGCTCTGCGCGAGAATCCGTCCTACCGCCTGCGCGAAAACCTTGGGACCAAACCGCGTGTGTATTACCTGCCCGTGAAAGATAACGTCATTACGGAAGGCTGA
- a CDS encoding ammonia-forming cytochrome c nitrite reductase subunit c552, whose amino-acid sequence MFSRFEKIIIALMTALLLAGISILAASAQDVTPPPSDEEETCADCHEEFEMRWLNGPHGKATEDPIFVNAWTDQGKPGACLSCHVTGYDEATGTWLEDGVSCIACHVDEGGDHPKTAMSVDVTGGTCGTCHTDARFGQEQWEESTHYATGMDCTTCHDPHNASLKLTVNIKEQSVQDASQLCISCHEEASMNFPYSVHSKQGVTCIDCHLEHVERDAAVHMVADHSFKASIQSCASCHAEQMHADGEAASTQDAAIAAVPTSTQEAAASVDQAPVMPEPAPVSPLGYAGITALIGIAAGMLLSPWLERGYRLVLKRSAEVRHDSK is encoded by the coding sequence ATGTTTTCACGTTTCGAAAAGATCATCATTGCCCTCATGACCGCCCTGCTGTTGGCGGGGATTTCGATCCTCGCCGCATCCGCACAGGACGTGACGCCTCCGCCTTCGGATGAGGAGGAGACCTGCGCCGACTGCCATGAGGAATTCGAAATGAGATGGTTGAACGGTCCGCACGGCAAGGCGACGGAGGATCCGATCTTCGTCAATGCCTGGACGGACCAGGGCAAGCCCGGCGCCTGTCTTTCCTGTCATGTGACCGGTTACGATGAAGCTACGGGCACCTGGCTCGAGGACGGCGTTTCCTGCATCGCCTGCCATGTGGATGAAGGCGGCGACCATCCCAAGACGGCCATGAGCGTGGACGTGACCGGCGGGACCTGCGGGACCTGCCATACCGACGCGCGTTTTGGCCAGGAGCAATGGGAGGAAAGCACCCATTACGCAACCGGCATGGACTGCACGACCTGCCATGACCCTCACAACGCTTCGCTGAAGTTGACGGTGAACATAAAGGAGCAATCTGTACAGGACGCTTCGCAATTGTGCATCAGTTGTCACGAAGAGGCGAGCATGAACTTCCCGTATTCCGTGCATAGCAAACAGGGCGTCACCTGCATCGATTGCCACCTTGAACATGTGGAAAGGGATGCGGCTGTGCATATGGTAGCGGATCACTCCTTCAAAGCCAGCATTCAGTCCTGCGCTTCCTGCCATGCCGAGCAAATGCATGCCGACGGTGAAGCAGCGTCCACACAGGATGCCGCCATTGCCGCAGTACCCACTTCCACCCAGGAAGCGGCTGCGTCCGTCGACCAGGCTCCCGTCATGCCGGAACCGGCGCCTGTTTCTCCGCTCGGGTATGCAGGCATCACTGCCCTGATCGGCATCGCCGCAGGTATGTTGTTGTCTCCCTGGCTGGAACGCGGATACCGCCTTGTCTTGAAGAGATCGGCTGAGGTGCGCCATGACTCAAAATAA
- a CDS encoding ABC transporter permease codes for MATDIASFESQSIAREGVTGKVLTPSQLIWRRFRRHRMAVLGMISFSLLVLFVVIGSIYVSEEQANAVDLQARLTAPNDQYIMGTDTTGRDNFARIIHGGQISLIVGLTAVTISVVLGTLIGGLAGFFGGWVDSILMRFTEAMLSIPQLFLLIVLGKFIGRDIDTITLMGKTFSGSVLIVIVVIGTTSWMGLSRIVRANVLSLKEMDYVSVSKSLGSSQLRTFFKHLIPNTMGVIIVASTLGLAGAILSEAYVSFLGLGIQPPTASWGNMLTSAQAFVQQGSWWMWVFPSLFIILTILSVNLIGDGLRDAFDPRSARHL; via the coding sequence ATGGCAACTGATATCGCTTCCTTTGAGTCACAATCCATAGCCCGTGAAGGGGTAACCGGGAAAGTCCTCACTCCCAGTCAACTTATCTGGAGAAGGTTTCGAAGACACCGCATGGCGGTCCTGGGCATGATCAGCTTCAGCCTGCTGGTGCTTTTCGTCGTTATTGGCTCCATTTACGTCAGCGAGGAACAAGCCAATGCAGTCGACCTGCAAGCCCGGCTGACCGCCCCCAATGACCAATACATTATGGGAACAGACACCACCGGGCGGGATAATTTTGCCCGCATCATTCACGGCGGGCAGATATCGCTGATCGTAGGCCTTACAGCCGTCACTATCTCGGTCGTATTGGGCACGCTTATCGGTGGCCTGGCAGGGTTTTTCGGCGGCTGGGTGGATAGCATCCTGATGCGTTTCACCGAAGCCATGCTTTCCATCCCGCAACTGTTCCTGCTGATTGTGCTGGGCAAATTCATCGGCAGGGATATCGATACGATCACGCTCATGGGAAAAACCTTCAGCGGTAGCGTCCTGATCGTCATCGTTGTGATCGGCACGACCTCGTGGATGGGGCTTTCCCGCATCGTGCGCGCGAACGTGCTTTCGCTCAAGGAAATGGATTATGTGTCGGTTTCCAAATCCCTTGGCTCGAGCCAGCTCCGCACTTTTTTCAAACACCTTATCCCGAATACGATGGGGGTGATCATCGTAGCCTCCACCCTGGGACTCGCGGGCGCCATCCTCTCCGAAGCCTATGTTTCATTCCTGGGGCTTGGCATCCAACCGCCGACCGCGTCATGGGGCAATATGCTCACCTCAGCGCAGGCTTTTGTGCAGCAAGGCTCGTGGTGGATGTGGGTCTTCCCCAGCCTCTTTATCATCCTCACCATTCTGTCCGTCAACCTGATCGGCGACGGTTTGCGCGACGCCTTCGACCCGCGCAGCGCCCGGCATTTGTAA
- a CDS encoding NAD(P)/FAD-dependent oxidoreductase, which translates to MKIAILGAGFGGMAAAWDLKKTGHNVTIFEAATYAGGLASGFKEPHWDWSVEKFYHHWFQSDKSMLDLIRELGLEDKVIFPRPYTVMLYNHKWYPFDSIPHALLFPGLGFGLNKIRFGFVGLFLRLTKNWQALEKVTAHEWMMKWAGKKVYEQMWEPLLIGKFASYYKDVNMAWMWARIKARTTRLGTFEGGFQKFADLFAEKLRQQGVEIRLGTSIESIKKNQDKLEVRSGAGVESFDKVLVTTSPNQMAKLCPQLPESYLKGLLELKSMGAVVMTLSLKHPLSQEGYYWFNVPKEEGYPFLALVEHTNFVSKDHFGGDHIVYAGDYLELGHEYFSLSDEELLKKFIPAFEKFNPEFKRDWVKKVWVHKTNYAQPVPLVGHSRNIPSIQTPIEGLYFASMSQVYPWDRGTNFAVEIGRRAAGLMK; encoded by the coding sequence TTGAAAATCGCAATTCTCGGTGCAGGGTTTGGCGGCATGGCGGCCGCCTGGGATCTAAAAAAAACGGGGCACAACGTCACCATTTTTGAAGCAGCAACATATGCCGGCGGACTCGCCAGCGGTTTCAAGGAGCCGCATTGGGATTGGTCGGTGGAAAAGTTCTATCACCATTGGTTCCAATCGGACAAATCCATGCTGGATTTGATCCGCGAACTCGGGCTGGAGGACAAAGTCATCTTTCCGCGGCCGTACACGGTAATGCTTTACAACCACAAATGGTATCCCTTCGATTCGATCCCCCACGCGCTTCTCTTTCCCGGACTTGGATTTGGGTTGAACAAAATCAGGTTCGGTTTCGTCGGACTCTTTCTCCGACTCACAAAGAACTGGCAGGCGCTGGAAAAAGTCACCGCGCATGAGTGGATGATGAAATGGGCGGGTAAAAAAGTCTATGAGCAGATGTGGGAGCCTCTGCTCATCGGGAAATTCGCTTCCTACTATAAAGATGTCAACATGGCGTGGATGTGGGCGCGCATCAAGGCGCGGACGACGCGGCTCGGCACCTTTGAAGGCGGCTTTCAGAAGTTTGCCGATCTCTTCGCCGAGAAACTGCGCCAGCAGGGTGTGGAGATACGGCTTGGAACAAGTATCGAGTCCATTAAGAAGAATCAAGACAAATTGGAAGTGAGAAGCGGGGCGGGCGTCGAATCCTTCGACAAGGTCTTGGTCACCACATCCCCGAATCAAATGGCGAAGTTATGCCCGCAATTGCCCGAATCCTATTTGAAGGGATTGCTCGAATTGAAATCCATGGGCGCGGTGGTGATGACGCTCTCCCTGAAGCATCCGCTTTCACAAGAAGGCTATTACTGGTTCAATGTGCCGAAGGAGGAAGGCTATCCCTTCCTTGCGCTGGTGGAGCATACGAACTTTGTTTCGAAGGATCATTTTGGCGGCGATCATATTGTTTATGCGGGCGATTACCTCGAATTGGGTCACGAGTATTTTTCGTTGAGCGATGAAGAGTTGCTGAAAAAATTCATCCCGGCGTTCGAGAAGTTCAACCCCGAATTCAAACGCGATTGGGTGAAAAAGGTGTGGGTCCATAAAACGAACTATGCCCAGCCTGTCCCGCTCGTGGGGCACTCCAGAAATATCCCGTCGATCCAAACTCCCATTGAAGGTTTATACTTCGCCTCGATGAGCCAGGTCTATCCCTGGGATCGGGGCACGAATTTCGCGGTGGAGATCGGGCGGCGCGCGGCCGGGTTGATGAAATAA
- a CDS encoding ABC transporter permease yields the protein MWTYLLRRLFQALFTLLIITVLCFLLTRFSGDPLAQYAANPRMSAEDRAALVERLGLNDPLYVQYLKWLGLAIQGDLGNSFFARQPVSEMIAQRLPNTLILMMTAEIVTVSFALFLGIISAVKQYSFWDNAITTFSFVGFSIPIFFSALGLMLIFAVQFKEWGLPYLPTGASVWDKSDPVEYIRNMILPVTALAFVNSAGYSRFVRTSILEVLGLDYIRTARAKGLTGRAVLFKHALRNAALPLVTIVGLDIPFLLGGAIVTESVFSWPGMGRLFWEYSQRSDYPVVLGILLIISLAVVILTIVTDIVYTFVDPRIRLS from the coding sequence ATGTGGACTTATTTATTAAGGCGTTTATTCCAGGCGTTGTTCACGCTTTTGATCATCACTGTGCTTTGTTTTCTGCTCACCCGGTTTTCGGGAGACCCTCTCGCGCAATACGCCGCCAACCCACGCATGAGCGCCGAGGACAGGGCGGCTCTTGTCGAACGTCTTGGGCTGAATGACCCATTGTATGTGCAGTATCTGAAATGGCTGGGGCTTGCGATTCAGGGCGATCTCGGAAATTCCTTCTTCGCCCGCCAGCCTGTCAGCGAGATGATCGCGCAGCGCCTGCCGAATACATTGATCCTTATGATGACGGCGGAGATCGTCACCGTATCCTTTGCTTTGTTCCTGGGGATCATTTCAGCGGTCAAGCAATATTCCTTTTGGGATAACGCCATTACAACGTTTTCCTTCGTTGGATTCTCGATCCCCATCTTTTTCAGCGCCCTCGGACTGATGTTGATCTTTGCAGTCCAGTTCAAGGAGTGGGGCTTGCCCTATCTTCCCACCGGCGCCTCGGTTTGGGATAAATCCGACCCGGTGGAATACATCAGGAACATGATCCTGCCCGTTACCGCACTGGCATTCGTGAATTCAGCGGGATACTCGCGCTTTGTGCGCACCAGCATCCTCGAAGTGCTCGGGTTGGATTACATCCGCACCGCCCGCGCCAAAGGCTTGACAGGCCGCGCCGTGCTCTTCAAACACGCGCTTCGCAACGCCGCCCTGCCTTTGGTCACCATTGTCGGGTTGGATATCCCCTTCCTATTGGGCGGCGCCATCGTGACCGAATCTGTGTTCTCGTGGCCCGGCATGGGACGCTTGTTCTGGGAATATTCCCAACGGAGCGATTACCCGGTCGTGCTCGGGATTTTATTGATCATTTCCCTGGCGGTCGTGATCCTGACCATCGTCACCGACATCGTCTACACCTTTGTGGATCCCCGCATCCGCCTGAGTTGA